In one Modestobacter sp. L9-4 genomic region, the following are encoded:
- a CDS encoding ABC transporter ATP-binding protein: MTGVPEPDDVPLLAADGLSVGYGGEPVCAPVSLAMLAGTAVGLVGPNGAGKSTVLQTMVGLLPALGGTVEFAGQPVDERSADFRRAVAGVLDDDAFFPSLTGAEHLLLTARAHGVADAEQVVADELATFGLTERAGALPSALSSGQRRRLALAGALVRPARLLVLDEPERRLDTVMRRALADRLAGLVAAGATVLFASHDPAFLDTLADAVLVVGEDECRLVEPADAVAELREG; this comes from the coding sequence ATGACCGGCGTCCCCGAGCCGGACGACGTGCCGCTGCTGGCCGCCGACGGGTTGTCGGTCGGCTACGGCGGGGAGCCGGTCTGCGCGCCGGTGTCGCTGGCCATGCTGGCGGGCACCGCCGTGGGCCTCGTCGGCCCGAACGGCGCAGGCAAGTCCACCGTGCTGCAGACGATGGTCGGCCTGCTGCCGGCGCTCGGCGGGACCGTCGAGTTCGCCGGGCAGCCGGTCGACGAGCGCTCTGCGGACTTCCGCCGCGCGGTCGCCGGGGTGCTGGACGACGACGCCTTCTTCCCCTCCCTCACCGGCGCGGAGCACCTGCTGCTCACCGCCCGGGCGCACGGCGTCGCCGACGCCGAGCAGGTGGTGGCCGACGAGCTGGCCACCTTCGGGCTCACCGAGCGGGCCGGGGCGCTGCCCTCGGCGCTGTCCTCGGGGCAGCGGCGGCGGCTGGCGCTGGCCGGTGCGCTGGTGCGCCCGGCCCGGCTGCTGGTGCTCGACGAGCCGGAGCGGCGGCTGGACACCGTGATGCGCCGCGCGCTGGCCGACCGGCTCGCCGGGCTGGTGGCCGCGGGCGCCACGGTGCTGTTCGCCTCGCACGACCCGGCCTTCCTGGACACCCTCGCCGACGCGGTGCTGGTGGTCGGGGAGGACGAGTGCCGGCTGGTCGAGCCCGCGGACGCCGTCGCCGAGCTGCGCGAGGGCTGA
- the thiS gene encoding sulfur carrier protein ThiS, with protein sequence MNLTVNGSPVDLPEDATVADLVALRSGGHDRVAVARNGDVVPRSTWAATRLSSGDAVEVLAPTAGG encoded by the coding sequence GTGAACCTCACCGTCAACGGGTCGCCCGTCGACCTGCCCGAGGACGCCACCGTGGCCGACCTCGTCGCGCTGCGCAGCGGCGGTCACGACCGCGTCGCCGTGGCCCGCAACGGCGACGTCGTCCCGCGCAGCACCTGGGCCGCCACCCGGCTGTCCTCGGGCGACGCCGTCGAGGTCCTCGCACCCACCGCCGGAGGCTGA
- a CDS encoding thiamine phosphate synthase, whose translation MRLPRLLVLTDRTQCTGSLVDTVAAAVDAGARAVVLRDKDLPLPERAALADRIAALLAPVDGVLMWAGAAGSTDRHAVHLAAADPLPEPRPALLGRSCHSAAELTAARAEGCDWAFLSPLAATSSKPGYGPALGLAGLAALVPLGPPVFALGGVRPEDVAGCLAAGAHGVAVMGPVMRDPSLVARHLAAAG comes from the coding sequence GTGAGGCTGCCGCGGCTGCTGGTGCTCACCGACCGCACCCAGTGCACCGGGAGCCTGGTCGACACGGTGGCCGCGGCCGTGGACGCCGGAGCCCGGGCGGTCGTGCTGCGGGACAAGGACCTGCCGCTGCCCGAACGCGCCGCCCTGGCCGACCGGATCGCCGCCCTGCTGGCCCCGGTGGACGGCGTCCTCATGTGGGCCGGGGCGGCCGGCAGCACGGACCGCCACGCCGTGCACCTGGCCGCCGCCGACCCGCTGCCGGAGCCCCGGCCCGCGCTGCTGGGCCGGTCCTGCCACTCGGCGGCGGAGCTGACCGCGGCGCGGGCGGAGGGCTGCGACTGGGCGTTCCTCTCCCCGCTCGCGGCGACGTCGTCCAAGCCCGGCTACGGCCCGGCCCTGGGGCTCGCCGGGCTGGCCGCGCTCGTCCCGCTCGGGCCACCGGTGTTCGCCCTCGGCGGCGTGCGACCGGAGGACGTCGCCGGGTGCCTGGCCGCCGGCGCCCACGGGGTGGCGGTCATGGGGCCGGTCATGCGGGACCCGTCACTCGTCGCCCGCCACCTGGCGGCGGCAGGATGA
- a CDS encoding SpoIIE family protein phosphatase → MSLRDADRIAAGARMTASPPVGPGLQRLLDLAAALLGAPTAGVALAGELQTITGVSGTSAWAVGEQHPLGDTLGGTVVDARAPRAYRDVRTDPRVAGLPAVQTGRVGGYLGVPLVEASGEHVVGVLAVFGPEPRDWTDADVASLTRLAGPVVSELELAVVTAELRSARVRGDLAIAAAGIGIFDWDVGADRLDWDDQMLELLGYDRSDFPGTSRALYDRLHPDDVTRVTSVIGAAVGQGSDFTLDYRAVLPSGELRWMSSRGRALRDDSGTTVRVLGAVQDTTRRRHEDARVARVLETMPTAFYSLDPEWRFSHVNAQAERLVGRTRDELLGGVVWDLFPAARGSEIESEYRAAVASGRERVFEAHYPAPLDTWFEVRAWPGTDGLSVYFLDVTERRQVQEGLRREAERLALVGRVSDTVSTALAERRGAAGALEELARAVVPVLGDWVIASLVEDSGRLSDVASWHRDPELRETAARYARLRLGALTNTAPIVSALATGEVVSVPDVAAAVGHRLPAGEVWDAYWVLDPGTAETLALVARGQVLGAMSLYRDRGRPPMDTAERALFREVADRVAVALDSAALHEQQRRMAEDLQRSLLTAPPEPDHREIAVRYVPAVQAAQVGGDWYDAFRQSGGATVLAIGDVVGHDTAAAAAMGQLRSLLRGIAYSSGGGPAAVLSDLDRAMEGLQVHTLATAAVARLEQTAEEHAQGLTRLRWSSAGHPPLLVRHPDGRVEVLATERADLLLGVAPERSRREQVVVLERGATVLMYTDGLVEAPDLLLDDGVARLRELLGELGGLPLEELCDELLGRMRPGGSEDDVALVAVRPHPEDRPRPPGTGPGTTPPRP, encoded by the coding sequence CACCGGGGTGTCCGGGACGTCGGCCTGGGCGGTCGGGGAACAGCACCCGCTGGGCGACACCCTCGGCGGCACCGTCGTGGACGCCCGTGCCCCCCGTGCCTACCGGGACGTGCGCACCGACCCGCGGGTCGCCGGCCTCCCCGCCGTGCAGACCGGTCGGGTGGGCGGCTACCTCGGAGTCCCCCTGGTCGAGGCCTCGGGTGAGCACGTGGTCGGGGTGCTGGCCGTGTTCGGGCCCGAGCCGCGGGACTGGACCGACGCCGACGTCGCGTCGCTGACCCGGCTCGCCGGCCCGGTCGTCTCCGAGCTCGAGCTGGCCGTCGTCACCGCCGAGCTCCGCAGCGCCCGGGTCCGCGGCGACCTGGCCATCGCGGCCGCCGGCATCGGCATCTTCGACTGGGACGTCGGCGCCGACCGGCTGGACTGGGACGACCAGATGCTGGAGCTGCTGGGCTACGACCGCAGCGACTTCCCCGGCACGAGCCGGGCCCTCTACGACCGGCTGCACCCCGACGACGTGACCCGCGTGACCTCGGTGATCGGGGCGGCGGTCGGTCAGGGCAGCGACTTCACGCTGGACTACCGCGCGGTGCTCCCCTCCGGCGAGCTGCGCTGGATGAGCAGCCGGGGGCGCGCCCTGCGGGACGACTCGGGGACGACGGTGCGCGTGCTGGGTGCCGTGCAGGACACCACCCGGCGCCGGCACGAGGACGCCCGGGTCGCCCGCGTGCTGGAGACGATGCCCACGGCCTTCTACTCGCTGGACCCCGAGTGGCGCTTCAGCCACGTCAACGCGCAGGCCGAGCGCCTCGTCGGCCGCACCCGGGACGAGCTGCTGGGCGGTGTGGTGTGGGACCTGTTCCCCGCCGCCCGGGGCAGTGAGATCGAGTCGGAGTACCGCGCCGCGGTCGCGTCCGGCCGGGAACGCGTGTTCGAGGCCCACTACCCGGCTCCGCTGGACACCTGGTTCGAGGTCCGGGCCTGGCCGGGGACCGACGGGCTGTCGGTCTACTTCCTCGACGTCACCGAGCGGCGCCAGGTCCAGGAGGGGCTCCGCCGGGAGGCCGAGCGGCTCGCCCTCGTCGGCCGCGTCTCCGACACGGTCTCGACGGCCCTCGCCGAACGCCGCGGGGCCGCGGGCGCGCTGGAGGAGCTCGCCCGCGCCGTCGTCCCGGTGCTGGGTGACTGGGTGATCGCCAGCCTGGTGGAGGACAGCGGCCGGCTCTCCGACGTCGCCAGCTGGCACCGTGACCCGGAGCTGCGGGAGACCGCGGCCCGCTACGCCCGGCTGCGGCTCGGGGCGCTGACCAACACCGCGCCCATCGTGTCCGCACTGGCCACCGGCGAGGTCGTCTCGGTGCCCGACGTGGCCGCCGCCGTCGGCCACCGGCTGCCCGCGGGCGAGGTGTGGGACGCCTACTGGGTGCTGGACCCGGGCACCGCCGAGACGCTCGCCCTCGTCGCCCGCGGGCAGGTGCTCGGGGCGATGAGCCTGTACCGCGACCGCGGACGCCCCCCGATGGACACCGCCGAGCGGGCACTGTTCCGCGAGGTGGCGGACCGGGTGGCCGTCGCCCTGGACAGCGCGGCGCTGCACGAGCAGCAGCGCCGGATGGCCGAGGACCTGCAGCGCAGCCTGCTCACCGCCCCGCCGGAGCCCGACCACCGGGAGATCGCGGTGCGCTACGTCCCGGCCGTGCAGGCCGCCCAAGTGGGGGGCGACTGGTACGACGCCTTCCGCCAGTCCGGCGGTGCCACCGTGCTCGCGATCGGGGACGTCGTGGGCCACGACACGGCCGCGGCGGCCGCGATGGGCCAGCTGCGCAGCCTGCTGCGGGGCATCGCCTACAGCAGCGGGGGTGGCCCGGCCGCCGTCCTGTCCGACCTCGACCGCGCGATGGAGGGCCTCCAGGTGCACACGCTGGCCACCGCCGCCGTCGCCCGCCTGGAGCAGACGGCCGAGGAGCACGCGCAGGGGCTGACCCGGCTGCGCTGGTCGAGCGCCGGGCACCCGCCGCTGCTCGTGCGCCACCCCGACGGCCGGGTCGAGGTGCTGGCGACCGAGCGGGCCGACCTGCTGCTCGGCGTGGCGCCCGAGCGGTCGCGCCGGGAGCAGGTCGTCGTGCTGGAGCGCGGCGCCACCGTGCTGATGTACACCGACGGGCTGGTGGAGGCCCCCGACCTGCTCCTGGACGACGGGGTGGCCCGGCTGCGCGAGCTGCTCGGCGAGCTCGGGGGCCTGCCGCTGGAGGAGCTGTGCGACGAGCTGCTCGGCCGCATGCGCCCCGGCGGGTCGGAGGACGACGTCGCCCTGGTCGCGGTGCGGCCGCACCCGGAGGACCGCCCGCGCCCGCCGGGCACCGGACCCGGGACCACACCGCCGAGGCCGTGA
- a CDS encoding TetR/AcrR family transcriptional regulator, translating into MPRAGLDPTSVVAAGAALADEIGFDELTMGRLAERVGVRTPSLYKHVASQDDLNRRIAALALEEVADAMGAAIQGRAGRDALAAAAQALRDFVLAHPGRFAATTGLQPTGPDDPIARAARRGMEPFVAVLRGYDIAPEDTTHALRALRSVFHGFATIEAARGFQWATDTDESFGWLIDLVDRGLRSAGEGARP; encoded by the coding sequence GTGCCTAGGGCCGGGCTGGACCCCACCTCGGTCGTCGCGGCCGGGGCGGCCCTCGCCGACGAGATCGGCTTCGACGAGCTGACCATGGGCCGGCTGGCCGAACGGGTCGGGGTGCGCACGCCCTCGCTGTACAAGCACGTCGCCAGCCAGGACGACCTGAACCGGCGCATCGCCGCCCTCGCCCTGGAGGAGGTCGCCGACGCCATGGGGGCCGCCATCCAGGGCCGCGCCGGCCGGGACGCGCTCGCCGCGGCCGCCCAGGCGCTGCGCGACTTCGTGCTCGCCCACCCCGGTCGCTTCGCGGCCACCACCGGGCTGCAGCCCACCGGCCCCGACGACCCCATCGCACGCGCCGCCCGGCGGGGGATGGAGCCCTTCGTCGCGGTGCTGCGCGGCTACGACATCGCGCCCGAGGACACCACCCACGCCCTGCGGGCGCTGCGCAGCGTCTTCCACGGCTTCGCCACCATCGAGGCCGCGCGCGGCTTCCAGTGGGCCACCGACACCGACGAGAGCTTCGGCTGGCTCATCGACCTCGTCGACCGCGGCCTGCGTTCCGCCGGCGAGGGCGCCCGACCGTAG
- a CDS encoding ATP-binding protein — translation MTGESAGLAWPSSPPPPAEDGWSWELSHVAELPRVRSELRRGLAAQSAGDPEAADLDEAVVLAFDEMASNALRHGGGGVQARVRRTPDAWLVEVRDSAAQQPPQPAVGRDPSQGGLGLYLIAEMSHAHGWHSADGHKNVWALLPRR, via the coding sequence GTGACGGGCGAGTCGGCCGGCCTCGCATGGCCGTCGTCCCCTCCGCCACCGGCCGAGGACGGTTGGTCGTGGGAGCTGTCCCACGTCGCCGAGCTGCCCCGGGTGCGCTCCGAGCTGCGCCGCGGCCTCGCCGCCCAGTCCGCCGGTGACCCGGAGGCGGCCGACCTCGACGAGGCCGTCGTGCTCGCGTTCGACGAGATGGCCTCCAACGCCCTGCGCCACGGCGGCGGCGGCGTGCAGGCCCGGGTCCGCCGCACGCCCGACGCCTGGCTCGTCGAGGTGCGCGACTCCGCCGCCCAGCAGCCGCCGCAGCCCGCCGTCGGGCGCGACCCGAGCCAGGGTGGCCTCGGGCTCTACCTCATCGCGGAGATGTCGCACGCGCACGGCTGGCACAGCGCCGACGGCCACAAGAACGTCTGGGCCCTGCTCCCGCGTCGCTGA
- a CDS encoding DUF6297 family protein, producing MTVLAATAEEWDGAAVRRFTRRATAARADTRWWTRLGDLTSGLTSAAIAVAVCGGLVSGLREQIAARPPVSSAVLPGGLTATAVAVAVAAGLVALFARLGPVSATPGVAAWWLPLPAGRRGLLRGELRRGVGLAAAAAVVVALPVVLTWTRTPGGVVTGLLAGGLLAAVAVGALVVRQAGSGTRWVPTAAGGVVAAALVGPPLLGCAAAAAGARVTWPSAPSLPVAAAGALLVVLLAAAAAVVALADRRLEQLSAGALRASGETVQYATASVFSLDTREIGRALRSPARRPRRALHWRWVRGAEHAVVAGDLAVLARSPWRWGQLTVGAALPVLAARTQGLGELPALVAVAVVLGWWTAATAVGEPSRRASSAPGADRSLPLAAAVVVRCRAVVPVAVLVVVLGVSALLVGQGTGAPLAWLALGAAAAPAWAGAAVRAGYRPDLDWSGPVVSSPIGAVPTGVGATLVRGPDVGVLGTVPVGLALLLGAVPGWLVGASLAWSLVLAAVAVTTARRD from the coding sequence ATGACGGTCCTGGCAGCCACGGCGGAGGAGTGGGACGGCGCCGCCGTCCGCCGGTTCACCCGCAGGGCCACCGCCGCCCGCGCCGACACCCGCTGGTGGACCCGGCTCGGGGACCTGACGTCGGGGCTCACCTCGGCCGCCATCGCGGTGGCGGTGTGCGGAGGGCTGGTCTCCGGCCTGCGCGAGCAGATCGCCGCCCGGCCACCGGTCTCCTCGGCGGTGCTGCCCGGCGGGCTGACCGCGACCGCGGTCGCCGTGGCGGTCGCGGCCGGGCTCGTCGCCCTGTTCGCCCGGCTCGGGCCGGTCAGCGCGACCCCGGGGGTGGCCGCCTGGTGGCTGCCGCTGCCGGCCGGACGCCGGGGGCTGCTGCGGGGGGAGCTGCGCCGGGGGGTCGGGTTGGCCGCCGCCGCTGCGGTGGTGGTGGCGCTGCCGGTGGTGCTCACCTGGACCCGGACGCCCGGCGGGGTGGTCACGGGTCTGCTGGCCGGGGGGCTGCTCGCGGCGGTCGCGGTCGGCGCGCTCGTCGTCCGGCAGGCCGGCAGCGGCACCCGCTGGGTGCCCACCGCCGCCGGCGGTGTGGTGGCGGCGGCGCTGGTCGGCCCGCCGTTGCTGGGCTGTGCCGCCGCGGCGGCCGGGGCCCGGGTGACCTGGCCGTCCGCGCCGTCCCTCCCGGTGGCCGCGGCCGGGGCCCTGCTGGTGGTGCTGCTGGCGGCGGCCGCCGCGGTCGTGGCGCTCGCCGACCGCCGGCTGGAGCAGCTGTCGGCCGGTGCGCTGCGGGCGTCGGGGGAGACCGTGCAGTACGCCACCGCCTCGGTCTTCTCCCTCGACACCCGGGAGATCGGCCGCGCCCTGCGCAGCCCGGCCCGGCGTCCCCGCCGCGCGCTGCACTGGCGGTGGGTGCGCGGCGCGGAGCACGCCGTCGTCGCCGGCGACCTCGCGGTGCTCGCCCGCTCCCCGTGGCGGTGGGGCCAGCTGACGGTCGGGGCGGCGCTGCCGGTGCTCGCCGCCCGCACGCAGGGGCTCGGGGAGCTGCCCGCGCTGGTCGCCGTGGCCGTCGTCCTGGGCTGGTGGACCGCGGCGACGGCGGTGGGGGAGCCGAGCCGGCGGGCGTCCTCGGCGCCCGGCGCGGACCGGTCGCTGCCGCTGGCCGCCGCGGTCGTCGTCCGGTGCCGGGCGGTCGTGCCGGTCGCCGTCCTCGTCGTCGTCCTCGGGGTCTCGGCGCTGCTGGTCGGCCAGGGCACCGGCGCCCCGCTGGCCTGGCTGGCGCTGGGGGCCGCGGCCGCCCCGGCGTGGGCGGGGGCGGCGGTGCGCGCCGGCTACCGGCCCGACCTCGACTGGTCGGGCCCGGTGGTCTCCTCACCGATCGGCGCGGTGCCGACCGGGGTCGGCGCCACGCTGGTGCGCGGCCCGGATGTCGGGGTGCTGGGCACCGTCCCGGTCGGGCTGGCCCTGCTGCTCGGCGCGGTGCCGGGCTGGCTGGTCGGCGCCTCGCTCGCCTGGTCGCTCGTGCTGGCCGCGGTCGCCGTCACGACCGCCCGCCGGGACTGA
- a CDS encoding energy-coupling factor transporter transmembrane protein EcfT — protein sequence MSLPLALGPARPVPLSAVNPVAQLTAIVVVTVVLLVSGDLLTSAVLLAAEVALLPAAGLTRPGDVLRRTWPLLVSAAGVAWVNVAFGSLSGTDAWVSGATWGLRVVALSLPGILLVASTDPVRLADALTLHWRVSTRFAYGALAALRLVPLLAAEFETIRLARRARGVDAGRDPVAHARLLVSTSFALLVGAIRRGTRLATAMDARGFDSGIPRTNARGSQLRPLDTAFVVGAVLVCVVAVTASVLTGQWDPALS from the coding sequence ATGAGCCTGCCCCTCGCCCTGGGCCCGGCCCGCCCGGTGCCGCTGTCGGCGGTCAACCCCGTCGCCCAGCTCACCGCGATCGTCGTCGTCACCGTCGTGCTGCTGGTCAGCGGCGACCTGCTCACCTCCGCGGTGCTGCTGGCCGCGGAGGTGGCGCTGCTGCCGGCGGCCGGGCTGACCCGCCCCGGCGACGTCCTGCGGCGCACCTGGCCGCTGCTGGTCAGCGCGGCGGGGGTGGCCTGGGTCAACGTGGCGTTCGGGTCGCTGTCCGGCACCGACGCCTGGGTGAGCGGCGCGACCTGGGGGCTGCGGGTGGTCGCGCTGTCGCTGCCGGGCATCCTGCTCGTCGCCTCGACCGACCCGGTGCGGCTCGCCGACGCGCTCACCCTGCACTGGCGGGTGTCGACCCGGTTCGCCTACGGCGCGCTGGCCGCACTCCGGCTGGTGCCGCTGCTGGCCGCGGAGTTCGAGACGATCCGGCTGGCCCGCCGCGCCCGCGGGGTGGACGCGGGACGGGACCCGGTCGCCCACGCCCGGCTGCTGGTCAGCACCTCCTTCGCGCTGCTGGTGGGAGCGATCCGGCGCGGCACCCGGCTGGCCACGGCGATGGACGCCCGCGGCTTCGACTCCGGCATCCCCCGCACCAACGCCCGCGGCTCGCAACTGCGGCCGCTGGACACCGCGTTCGTCGTCGGTGCGGTGCTGGTCTGCGTCGTCGCGGTGACCGCCAGCGTGCTCACCGGCCAGTGGGACCCGGCTCTGAGCTGA
- a CDS encoding thiazole synthase, translated as MKKDPLAPHHSQARGGPLQGGQLTDTLAPALAREEAGDPFTIAGETFTSRLVLGTGGLPSMDSLERVVRASGTQLVTVALRRVEAVAGNSMMQVLDRVGVRLLPNTAGCRTAREAVRTAELAREAFDTDWVKLEVIGDEQTLLPDAVELLDAAEQLVLKGFKVFAYTTDDPVLGRRLEDAGCAAVMPLGSPIGSGLGIRNPHSISLLRDAVSVPVVLDAGIGTASDAALAMELGCDAVLLASAVTRARDPERMALAMRQAVEGGRLARGAGRIPRRFHAQESTATAGRPEL; from the coding sequence ATGAAGAAGGACCCCCTTGCCCCCCACCACTCGCAGGCTCGAGGCGGGCCCCTGCAAGGGGGCCAGCTGACCGACACGCTCGCCCCGGCGCTGGCCCGCGAGGAGGCCGGCGACCCGTTCACGATCGCCGGGGAGACCTTCACCTCCCGGCTGGTGCTGGGCACCGGCGGGCTGCCGAGCATGGACTCCCTGGAGCGGGTGGTCCGCGCCTCGGGCACCCAGCTGGTCACCGTCGCGCTCCGCCGGGTCGAGGCCGTCGCCGGCAACTCGATGATGCAGGTGCTCGACCGGGTGGGGGTGCGGCTGCTGCCCAACACCGCCGGCTGCCGCACGGCCCGCGAGGCGGTGCGCACCGCCGAGCTCGCCCGGGAGGCCTTCGACACCGACTGGGTGAAGCTGGAGGTCATCGGCGACGAGCAGACCCTGCTGCCCGACGCCGTCGAGCTGCTGGACGCCGCCGAGCAGTTGGTGCTCAAGGGCTTCAAGGTCTTCGCCTACACCACCGACGACCCGGTCCTGGGCCGTCGGCTGGAGGACGCCGGGTGTGCCGCGGTCATGCCGCTGGGCTCGCCGATCGGCAGCGGGCTGGGCATCCGCAACCCGCACTCGATCTCGCTGCTGCGCGACGCGGTGTCGGTGCCCGTGGTGCTCGACGCCGGCATCGGCACCGCCTCGGACGCAGCGCTGGCCATGGAGCTGGGCTGCGACGCGGTGCTGCTGGCCTCGGCCGTCACCCGGGCCCGGGACCCCGAGCGGATGGCGCTGGCCATGCGGCAGGCCGTCGAGGGCGGCCGGCTCGCCCGCGGCGCGGGCCGGATCCCCCGGCGCTTCCACGCCCAGGAGTCCACGGCCACGGCGGGCCGCCCGGAGCTGTGA
- a CDS encoding alpha/beta fold hydrolase: MTETLELDGGTLAYELTGSAGPLVVLAHGLGDSRRAYRFLAPGLAAAGYRVAAVDLRGHGESSVGWTGHSRTDLAGDLLALVRHLGGPAVLVGHSIAGGAVTIAAAQAPELVTAVVELAPFTRKQSVSLGDLRVARFRRGTTALMGATLLGSSRQWARYLDIAHPGTKPADFDARQAEITAMLAEPGRMRALQAMGKSSPADAGAQLAAVRCPVLVVQGSEDPDWADPRAEGEKVLADLPAGLGRLVVIEGAGHYPHAQFPQETLAAVLPFLATNAPSQDGARA, from the coding sequence ATGACCGAGACCCTCGAACTCGACGGTGGGACGCTCGCCTACGAGCTGACCGGCAGCGCCGGCCCGCTGGTGGTGCTGGCCCACGGGCTCGGCGACAGCCGGCGGGCCTACCGCTTCCTCGCCCCGGGCCTGGCCGCGGCCGGCTACCGGGTCGCCGCGGTCGACCTGCGCGGCCACGGGGAGTCCAGCGTCGGCTGGACCGGCCACAGCCGCACCGACCTGGCCGGCGACCTGCTCGCCCTGGTCCGCCACCTGGGTGGGCCGGCCGTGCTCGTGGGCCACTCCATCGCCGGCGGCGCGGTCACGATCGCCGCCGCACAGGCCCCCGAGCTGGTCACCGCGGTGGTGGAGCTGGCGCCGTTCACCCGCAAGCAGTCGGTGTCGCTGGGCGACCTGCGGGTGGCCCGCTTTCGCCGCGGCACCACCGCCCTGATGGGTGCGACCCTCCTGGGCAGCAGCCGGCAGTGGGCCAGGTACCTCGACATCGCCCACCCCGGCACCAAGCCCGCCGACTTCGACGCCCGCCAGGCCGAGATCACCGCGATGCTCGCCGAGCCCGGCCGGATGAGGGCTCTGCAGGCCATGGGCAAGAGCTCCCCCGCCGACGCCGGCGCGCAGCTGGCCGCCGTCCGGTGCCCGGTGCTCGTCGTCCAGGGCAGCGAGGACCCCGACTGGGCCGACCCGCGGGCCGAGGGCGAGAAGGTCCTCGCCGACCTCCCCGCCGGCCTGGGCCGGCTCGTGGTGATCGAGGGAGCCGGGCACTACCCCCACGCGCAGTTCCCGCAGGAGACCCTCGCCGCCGTGCTGCCCTTCCTGGCCACGAACGCCCCCTCCCAGGACGGTGCGCGTGCCTAG
- the thiO gene encoding glycine oxidase ThiO produces the protein MAVSTDVVVAGGGLIGLSVAWRAAQRGLTVTVVDEHPGAGASQAAAGMLAPVTEAAYGETDLLRLCLSSLQRYPAFAAEVEAAGGRPVGLRTVGTLVVGFDEDDMRELDALHGYQRELGLAAERLTPRETRRREPSLTPRVRGGLAVDGDHSVDGRALHAGLLAAAEATGVEVLRARVRELRVTDGRATGVVLDGGRELTAGAVVLALGAHSGGLPGVPPLPVRPVKGQILRLAGAEGLLEGTVRALVRGRHVYLVPYAGDGLIIGATTEDRGFDATVTAGGVHDLLHDAIEVVPGVTELELVETLARWRPGTADNAPLLGPSGLPGLVLATGHHRNGVLLTPVTGDLVAEHLATGAVPELAAPFTIDRFERTT, from the coding sequence GTGGCCGTCTCCACCGACGTCGTGGTCGCCGGCGGTGGCCTGATCGGGCTGTCGGTCGCCTGGCGCGCGGCGCAGCGCGGCCTGACGGTCACCGTCGTCGACGAGCACCCCGGCGCCGGCGCCTCCCAGGCCGCCGCGGGGATGCTCGCCCCGGTCACCGAGGCCGCCTACGGCGAGACCGACCTGCTGCGGCTGTGCCTGAGCTCGCTGCAGCGCTACCCCGCCTTCGCCGCCGAGGTGGAGGCCGCCGGCGGGCGGCCGGTGGGGCTGCGCACCGTGGGCACCCTCGTCGTCGGCTTCGACGAGGACGACATGCGCGAGCTGGACGCGCTGCACGGCTACCAGCGCGAGCTCGGCCTGGCTGCCGAGCGGCTCACCCCGCGCGAGACCCGTCGCCGCGAGCCCTCGCTCACCCCGCGGGTGCGCGGCGGGCTGGCCGTCGACGGTGACCACTCGGTCGACGGCCGGGCCCTGCACGCGGGCCTGCTGGCCGCGGCGGAGGCCACCGGCGTGGAGGTGCTGCGCGCCCGGGTGCGCGAGCTGCGGGTCACCGACGGCCGCGCCACCGGGGTGGTCCTGGACGGCGGCCGCGAGCTGACCGCCGGCGCGGTCGTGCTGGCCCTGGGCGCCCACAGCGGTGGGCTGCCCGGCGTCCCGCCGCTGCCCGTGCGGCCGGTCAAGGGGCAGATCCTCCGGCTGGCCGGCGCCGAGGGGCTGTTGGAGGGCACCGTGCGGGCACTGGTCCGCGGCCGGCACGTCTACCTCGTGCCCTACGCCGGCGACGGGCTGATCATCGGCGCCACCACCGAGGACCGCGGCTTCGACGCCACCGTCACCGCCGGCGGGGTGCACGACCTGCTGCACGACGCGATCGAGGTCGTGCCCGGGGTCACCGAGCTGGAGCTGGTGGAGACGCTGGCCCGCTGGCGGCCCGGCACGGCCGACAACGCCCCGCTGCTGGGCCCCTCCGGCCTGCCCGGCCTGGTGCTCGCCACCGGGCACCACCGCAACGGCGTGCTGCTCACCCCGGTCACCGGCGACCTCGTCGCCGAGCACCTGGCCACCGGCGCGGTGCCGGAGCTGGCCGCCCCCTTCACCATCGACCGCTTCGAGAGGACGACGTGA